Within Dysgonomonas sp. HDW5A, the genomic segment TTTTTTTGCTTTCAAGATTATTCCCTATTGTAACCGGATTTTTAAGATCACCCAGATTAAGAAGGGATAGTACTTTGAATACTTGATTGGAGGGTATATGGTCTATAGCAGTTCCGTTGCAAAGTGCTGCTACCTGAAGTTCTTTTCTTTTTTTGCTCATGATTTCTCTTTTTTAATTTATTGAACATTAATACCTAGACTGTCGCAAATGATAGCCTGACGTGCAAAGACTCCGTTGCGGGCTTGCTCAAAATAATATGCTTTAGGGCTATCGTCTACATCCTGTTGTATTTCGTTTACACGAGGCAGCGGATGTAATATTCTGAGGTTGTCACGGGTATTTTCGAGCATATCTTTGCGGAGTATATATACGTTCTTTACTTTTTCGTACTCCATCAAGTCTGTAAAACGTTCCCGTTGTACGCGGGTCATGTATAGAATATCGGATTCGTTAAGTATATCTTCCGAAAAATCAGAAGATTCTTCGTATTTAATATGATGTTCATCGCAAAAGCGTTTGTAAGAATCGGGCAGCTTCAATTCTTCGGGAGCTACAAAGCGGAATGTAGGATTGAAATGTGACATTCCTATGATGAGAGAATGTACCGTTCTTCCATATTTAAGATCTCCTACAATAGTTATGGTCTGATTTTCGAGAGTACCTTGCGTTTTGTATATCGAATACATATCCAGCATGGTTTGTGTAGGGTGCTGGTTGGCTCCATCTCCGGCATTGATGATCGGAACGGTCGATAGTTCCGATGCATATCGGGCGGCTCCTTCGAGGTGATGGCGCATAATGATGAGGTCTGCATAGTTATTAACCATTGCAATGGTATCTTTCAGCGTTTCTCCTTTAGTTGAACTGGTAGTAGAGGCATCCGAAAATCCGATAATGCGTCCGCCTAATCTATGCACTG encodes:
- the pyrB gene encoding aspartate carbamoyltransferase; this translates as MENKSLVSITDYTKEDIIRILQLAEKFDENPNRRLLEGKVCATLFFEPSTRTRLSFETAVHRLGGRIIGFSDASTTSSTKGETLKDTIAMVNNYADLIIMRHHLEGAARYASELSTVPIINAGDGANQHPTQTMLDMYSIYKTQGTLENQTITIVGDLKYGRTVHSLIIGMSHFNPTFRFVAPEELKLPDSYKRFCDEHHIKYEESSDFSEDILNESDILYMTRVQRERFTDLMEYEKVKNVYILRKDMLENTRDNLRILHPLPRVNEIQQDVDDSPKAYYFEQARNGVFARQAIICDSLGINVQ